Part of the Ziziphus jujuba cultivar Dongzao chromosome 8, ASM3175591v1 genome is shown below.
tgaaataaatcatAATGGAATTAAGGTGGCTTTTTCAGATTGAATTACATACCAAGAATAAAGGGAAAttgaaatcataatttataatttagattTTGAGTGAAATACAACCCCatttttagaattaaaatttgtaaaagaaGAATCCCTTCCATTTTTCTATAAcgtcaatattttttaaaaaatttcaaagcccCATATTaacttcaattaattaattatattcttaaaatatattcataaaaaaatatatttctttgaaTGTATTTgatatacaaattaaatataggTATAGAATTGATATTCTATAGgagtaaataatttaaaattttattttctaatcataaattttattgaaatacattttataaaattaaaataaaaaaaataatagttacaatcttttctaattaaaatattatgatttGATACAAATTTGATAGatataaaggaaaaattagaattattttgatataatttaaggacaataatttgatataattttaaccCTTGAAAGCATTACGTCAACATGGCATCAAATACTGAATTCAAAATGAGATCCattatttgtataaaaatttgagtttctatcttcttcaacaaactGAAACTATTACTTTATTATGTATAAAAGTatacaattattttaaaatgcttattaataattattttattttattttaaaaaaaattactttgacAATTCGATCCCGCTATTCTTGTTTAGTTTGATACGCAATTCTTGGCAAGGATTTCACAAATAGAGTTCCGAGCTGCGATGTACACCCACATACTGGAATTGGAGCAATTGAAGCTTTTCTTGCTGTTTCTGGATTGGAATCAAGGAATTAAAGCTAttctttgaaaaattgaaaggaaaaatatgcATCTTCAATTGAACTAACTCAGTTGTATACAGGTTCGAGTAGAGGTGGACCCAGGGATCATCTGTAGTAGTCTATATATGTAATATGCTTCTCTggttggtttaattttatttaattagtaatagcTCTTTtcattaggaaatttttttactattgaTCAATTTACTTTCTCTGCTGGACAATGACACGACACAAATCCATGACAATTGTGGCTGTTTCATTTGTAAGGATTCACTGGCCTACCAGTAAAACCAAAAACATCAATATTACCAAAACAAGgggtaaattttcataaaatagaataccttaaaaaaaatactatatctaacataaagaaacaaatacagaggaaatttaattgttttttaaaccaaggaaacaaaattttagaataCATCTAAGAGGGgacaaaatggaagaaaaatataaatataaattatacagaaagagagaaaaaaaaaaaaagaaaagaaaaaaaaaaggtagactAAAAACAGTAATCATGCTGATGCTTTTTTTCTAGCAAACCGCTGCAAAGATTTCGGTAATTGAACTTCCTCACTTATTTTCTGCTTCTTTCTAGCCAATTGTTCCTCTTCACTTTTCTGTTGCTCCAAGAAAGGCCTTCTGGCTTTGGCAACCATCTCTTTTCTCTTCACTGCTCTTTTACTTGGTTGATTTCTCCCCTTGGTTTTCTTCTTCAAGGCAGTGCCCTTGACAGCTTCGATTGCAGCTTCCATCTCTGCATCCCTTTCCTCCTTTGATGGCTTCTCTTTCTTCCTTGCTGGCTTCACTGTACCAATCTTTGTCGGATTCAACATAATCGTCTCAGGTGGGAGCTTGTCAAGAAGAGAGTGTACTTCCTTCTCTCTCCGCTGTTTAGATGTTTCGAATGGGTTTGCCACCCATGAATCGAAGTTTGGCTCTCCAGAACCAGGAATAAGAATACTAGACCATCCCATTGAGTGCCCTATGCACAAAACATCTTCGTAGGGTCGAAACAACACTTTTCCTATCTGATAGCCTTTTGCCATTGAATGGCTCATATATCTGCTATAGTTTTGAGTACTTGAGAAGTCACTGAGGATCTGTACAAATGATCCAGTTCCGCGAGCTAGCAAACCTTTCTGACTGAAATCTAAGGTGTTCGCATGGCCATGTATATCTTGAAGCTCAGAATCAAGTTTTCTCAAGTCCCAAAGTTTAATTTTCTTCTCCTTCCCAGCTGTCGCCATGATATGGCCATTAGGGTGGAATGCCAATGCTGAGATGGGCCCACGATGACACAGCATCTTGAGAAGAGGAGCAGCACTTGTAGGCTTCCACATGCTAACTGTACCACCTGAATGACCCAATGCAACCACCCCATTGAATGGATTCACCTGCATCACATTGGTACGACCCATGCCCGTCCTATAATTGCCTATCATCTCACCCATAGTAACATCCTGATAATGAAGCTGCCCAAATTTGTTTATGGATGCCAGAAGGAAGTGGTTTTTCAGAAACTGAAGCCTTAAAACTGCACCAT
Proteins encoded:
- the LOC107413072 gene encoding probable U3 small nucleolar RNA-associated protein 7, which produces MGVKRESVTPASIVPPVDQEISDELEVKVKKYLRGEGTNLEVLQDKKLKGQLAIREELYGKSAKAAAKAEKWLMPSEGGYLEAEGIEKTWTIKQEALAREVDVLSTRSQYDIVLPDLGPYRMDFTPSGRYMAVGGQKGHLAIMDMRNMNLIKEFQVRETVRDVVFLHNELFFAAAQKKYPYIYNRDGTELHCLKEHGAVLRLQFLKNHFLLASINKFGQLHYQDVTMGEMIGNYRTGMGRTNVMQVNPFNGVVALGHSGGTVSMWKPTSAAPLLKMLCHRGPISALAFHPNGHIMATAGKEKKIKLWDLRKLDSELQDIHGHANTLDFSQKGLLARGTGSFVQILSDFSSTQNYSRYMSHSMAKGYQIGKVLFRPYEDVLCIGHSMGWSSILIPGSGEPNFDSWVANPFETSKQRREKEVHSLLDKLPPETIMLNPTKIGTVKPARKKEKPSKEERDAEMEAAIEAVKGTALKKKTKGRNQPSKRAVKRKEMVAKARRPFLEQQKSEEEQLARKKQKISEEVQLPKSLQRFARKKASA